In Balearica regulorum gibbericeps isolate bBalReg1 unplaced genomic scaffold, bBalReg1.pri S35, whole genome shotgun sequence, a genomic segment contains:
- the SALL2 gene encoding sal-like protein 2 isoform X3 encodes MPRRKQQQPQQLLGSDQGSPGAAAASSSPREGPVAPSSSSSSSSSSSPPGMDAEADPQPFGGPPQSGGAPLNLPLILEELRVLQQRQLHQMQMTEEICRQVLLLGTLEHPKTSLPPFAPKNDPPKPHFFHLFPPFPAATRGIKTETRSGVGIAAGVAAFLPALAGGSSPGLLRPKNIGGDPGTPRHECGFCGKAFGSDSARQIHLRSHTGERPYKCNVCGNRFTTRGNLKVHFHRHREKYPHVQMNPHPVPQHLDYLLPAPAASQHLAGAAQHLAGAAQPLAGAAQHLAAVNQVNATAQPVNAAGQQLTGAAQHVTGAAQQLAAVNQVNATAQHVTGAAQHVTGAAQQVTGAAQHVTGAAQQLAAVNQVNATAQPVNAAGQHLTGATQHLTGATQANATGQPVNAAAQHLTAANQVNATGQPVNAAAQHLAAAAQPLNAAAQHLAGTTQLNVATHLLTGATQHLAAPAQHLTAFHKLLLLKTTDGRSKGGDENTPPGKPPGWALLTGRFKGSPLFLETPPSETSKLQQLVEKIDPPNPPSSSSSSSSSSSSSPDPPRHQCPLCRRVLSCPRALRLHFGQHGVNSGGFFLGGVERPFRCKVCGRCFTTRGNLRAHFGGHRGGPPNSCPLCQKKFTNAVNLQHHVRLHLGGQLTNGGFPAQVMGGSPRNETRDQLGGNKEIGGTPKITGNPPEEEISEEEEEEEEEGSAGGRSPKRDPPSEEEEEEEEGGRGGGQPPEKAGDPETEEEGGGGGRGREEGKDTDEGARKQVPPKWSPPPSAGIKPLQIPRGVGKGGPLAFWNRCPPLFSGPPPKNKRGDPKNTPTPRSATTQEEGGDAAAGEGDPEKQGEAEK; translated from the exons atgccTCGTcgcaagcagcagcagccgcagcagctcTTGGGCTCCGATCAag GCTcccccggcgccgccgccgcctcctcttccccccGCGAAGGTCCCGTCGCcccatcttcctcctcttcttcctcttcctcttcctccccgcCGGGCATGGATGCCGAAGCGGATCCCCAACCCTTTGGGGGTCCCCCTCAATCTGGGGGGGCCCCCCTCAACCTCCCCTTGATCCTGGAGGAGCTCCGGGTCCTCCAACAACGCCAACTCCACCAGATGCAGATGACGGAAGAGATTTGCCGCCAAGTTTTACTTTTGGGGACCCTGGAGCACCCCAAAACCTCGCTACCCCCTTTCGCCCCCAAAAACGACCCcccaaaacctcattttttccatctttttcctcctttccccgCCGCCACGCGTGGAATCAAAACCGAAACCCGTTCCGGCGTCGGCATCGCCGCCGGCGTCGCCGCTTTCCTCCCGGCTTTGGCCGGCGGATCTTCTCCGGGTCTTTTACGCCCCAAAAATATCGGGGGGGATCCGGGGACCCCCCGACACGAATGCGGTTTTTGCGGCAAAGCTTTCGGTAGCGACAGCGCCCGGCAAATCCATCTCCGGTCCCACACCGGCGAACGGCCGTACAAATGTAACGTCTGCGGTAACCGGTTCACCACCCGCGGTAATTTGAAGGTTCATTTCCACCGGCACCGCGAGAAGTACCCCCACGTCCAGATGAACCCCCATCCCGTACCCCAACATCTCGATTACCTCCTCCCGGCGCCGGCGGCCAGCCAACACCTCGCCGGCGCCGCCCAACATCTCGCCGGCGCCGCCCAACCGCTTGCCGGGGCCGCCCAACATCTCGCCGCGGTCAACCAAGTCAACGCAACCGCCCAACCTGTCAACGCCGCCGGTCAACAACTCACCGGGGCCGCCCAACACGTCACCGGGGCCGCCCAACAGCTCGCCGCGGTCAACCAAGTCAACGCAACCGCCCAACACGTCACCGGGGCTGCCCAACACGTCACCGGGGCCGCCCAACAG GTCACCGGGGCCGCCCAACACGTCACCGGGGCCGCCCAACAGCTCGCCGCGGTCAACCAAGTCAACGCAACCGCCCAACCTGTCAACGCCGCCGGTCAACACCTCACCGGGGCCACCCAACACCTCACCGGGGCCACCCAAGCCAACGCGACCGGCCAACCAGTCAACGCGGCCGCCCAACATCTCACCGCGGCCAACCAAGTCAACGCGACCGGCCAACCGGTCAACGCGGCCGCCCAACATCTCGCCGCGGCCGCCCAACCGCTCAACGCGGCCGCCCAACACCTCGCCGGCACCACCCAACTCAACGTAGCCACCCACCTTCTCACCGGGGCCACCCAACACCTCGCCGCGCCCGCCCAACACCTCACCGCCTTCCACAAGCTTCTCCTCTTGAAGACCACCGATGGAAGGTCCAAGGGCGGCGACGAAAACACCCCTCCCGGCAAACCCCCCGGTTGGGCGCTCTTGACCGGTCGTTTTAAGGGTTCCCCGCTTTTTTTGGAGACCCCGCCTTCGGAAACGTCGAAACTTCAACAACTGGTGGAAAAAATCGACCCCCCGAACCCTCCGTCATCatcgtcgtcgtcgtcgtcaTCGTCGTCGTCATCGCCGGATCCGCCGCGTCATCAGTGCCCGCTTTGCCGGCGGGTGTTGAGTTGCCCGCGCGCTCTACGGTTGCATTTCGGCCAACACGGCGTAAATtcggggggtttttttttggggggcgtGGAACGCCCCTTTCGGTGTAAAGTTTGCGGGCGTTGCTTCACCACCCGCGGGAATTTGCGGGCGCATTTCGGGGGTCACCGGGGGGGTCCCCCGAATTCTTGCCCTCTCTGTCAGAAGAAGTTCACCAACGCCGTCAACCTCCAACATCACGTCCGGCTTCATTTAGGGGGTCAGCTAACGAACGGCGGGTTTCCCGCTCAGGTAATGGGGGGATCCCCCCGAAATGAGACTCGGGATCAACTAGGGGGGAACAAGGAAATAGGGGGGACCCCAAAAATAACGGGGAACCCCCCGGAAGAGGAAATATcggaagaggaggaagaggaagaggaggaaggatcGGCGGGGGGGCGCAGCCCGAAGAGGGACCCGCCGAgcgaggaagaggaagaggaagaggaagggggaagggggggagggcAGCCCCCCGAAAAGGCGGGGGACCCCGAAacggaggaggaaggaggaggaggaggaagaggaagggaggaaggcaaGGACACGGACGAGGGGGCGAGGAAGCAG gtcCCCCCAAAATGGAGCCCGCCCCCCTCAGCCGGTATCAAACCCCTCCAAATCCCGCGGGGGGTTGGTAAAGGGGGTCCCTTGGCTTTCTGGAACCGGTGCCCCCCCTTATTTTCCgggccccccccaaaaaataaacGGGGGGACCCCAAAAACACACCGACCCCCCGCTCCGCAACGACCCAAGAAGAAGGGGGGGATGCGGCCGCCGGTGAGGGAGACCCCGAAAAACAGGGGGAGGCGGAGAAGTAG
- the SALL2 gene encoding sal-like protein 2 isoform X2, with protein MAEPGGSPGAAAASSSPREGPVAPSSSSSSSSSSSPPGMDAEADPQPFGGPPQSGGAPLNLPLILEELRVLQQRQLHQMQMTEEICRQVLLLGTLEHPKTSLPPFAPKNDPPKPHFFHLFPPFPAATRGIKTETRSGVGIAAGVAAFLPALAGGSSPGLLRPKNIGGDPGTPRHECGFCGKAFGSDSARQIHLRSHTGERPYKCNVCGNRFTTRGNLKVHFHRHREKYPHVQMNPHPVPQHLDYLLPAPAASQHLAGAAQHLAGAAQPLAGAAQHLAAVNQVNATAQPVNAAGQQLTGAAQHVTGAAQQLAAVNQVNATAQHVTGAAQHVTGAAQQLAAVNQVNATAQHVTGAAQHVTGAAQQLAAVNQVNATAQPVNAAGQHLTGATQHLTGATQANATGQPVNAAAQHLTAANQVNATGQPVNAAAQHLAAAAQPLNAAAQHLAGTTQLNVATHLLTGATQHLAAPAQHLTAFHKLLLLKTTDGRSKGGDENTPPGKPPGWALLTGRFKGSPLFLETPPSETSKLQQLVEKIDPPNPPSSSSSSSSSSSSSPDPPRHQCPLCRRVLSCPRALRLHFGQHGVNSGGFFLGGVERPFRCKVCGRCFTTRGNLRAHFGGHRGGPPNSCPLCQKKFTNAVNLQHHVRLHLGGQLTNGGFPAQVMGGSPRNETRDQLGGNKEIGGTPKITGNPPEEEISEEEEEEEEEGSAGGRSPKRDPPSEEEEEEEEGGRGGGQPPEKAGDPETEEEGGGGGRGREEGKDTDEGARKQVPPKWSPPPSAGIKPLQIPRGVGKGGPLAFWNRCPPLFSGPPPKNKRGDPKNTPTPRSATTQEEGGDAAAGEGDPEKQGEAEK; from the exons ATGGCTGAGCCGGGAG GCTcccccggcgccgccgccgcctcctcttccccccGCGAAGGTCCCGTCGCcccatcttcctcctcttcttcctcttcctcttcctccccgcCGGGCATGGATGCCGAAGCGGATCCCCAACCCTTTGGGGGTCCCCCTCAATCTGGGGGGGCCCCCCTCAACCTCCCCTTGATCCTGGAGGAGCTCCGGGTCCTCCAACAACGCCAACTCCACCAGATGCAGATGACGGAAGAGATTTGCCGCCAAGTTTTACTTTTGGGGACCCTGGAGCACCCCAAAACCTCGCTACCCCCTTTCGCCCCCAAAAACGACCCcccaaaacctcattttttccatctttttcctcctttccccgCCGCCACGCGTGGAATCAAAACCGAAACCCGTTCCGGCGTCGGCATCGCCGCCGGCGTCGCCGCTTTCCTCCCGGCTTTGGCCGGCGGATCTTCTCCGGGTCTTTTACGCCCCAAAAATATCGGGGGGGATCCGGGGACCCCCCGACACGAATGCGGTTTTTGCGGCAAAGCTTTCGGTAGCGACAGCGCCCGGCAAATCCATCTCCGGTCCCACACCGGCGAACGGCCGTACAAATGTAACGTCTGCGGTAACCGGTTCACCACCCGCGGTAATTTGAAGGTTCATTTCCACCGGCACCGCGAGAAGTACCCCCACGTCCAGATGAACCCCCATCCCGTACCCCAACATCTCGATTACCTCCTCCCGGCGCCGGCGGCCAGCCAACACCTCGCCGGCGCCGCCCAACATCTCGCCGGCGCCGCCCAACCGCTTGCCGGGGCCGCCCAACATCTCGCCGCGGTCAACCAAGTCAACGCAACCGCCCAACCTGTCAACGCCGCCGGTCAACAACTCACCGGGGCCGCCCAACACGTCACCGGGGCCGCCCAACAGCTCGCCGCGGTCAACCAAGTCAACGCAACCGCCCAACACGTCACCGGGGCTGCCCAACACGTCACCGGGGCCGCCCAACAGCTCGCCGCGGTCAACCAAGTCAACGCAACCGCTCAACACGTCACCGGGGCCGCCCAACACGTCACCGGGGCCGCCCAACAGCTCGCCGCGGTCAACCAAGTCAACGCAACCGCCCAACCTGTCAACGCCGCCGGTCAACACCTCACCGGGGCCACCCAACACCTCACCGGGGCCACCCAAGCCAACGCGACCGGCCAACCAGTCAACGCGGCCGCCCAACATCTCACCGCGGCCAACCAAGTCAACGCGACCGGCCAACCGGTCAACGCGGCCGCCCAACATCTCGCCGCGGCCGCCCAACCGCTCAACGCGGCCGCCCAACACCTCGCCGGCACCACCCAACTCAACGTAGCCACCCACCTTCTCACCGGGGCCACCCAACACCTCGCCGCGCCCGCCCAACACCTCACCGCCTTCCACAAGCTTCTCCTCTTGAAGACCACCGATGGAAGGTCCAAGGGCGGCGACGAAAACACCCCTCCCGGCAAACCCCCCGGTTGGGCGCTCTTGACCGGTCGTTTTAAGGGTTCCCCGCTTTTTTTGGAGACCCCGCCTTCGGAAACGTCGAAACTTCAACAACTGGTGGAAAAAATCGACCCCCCGAACCCTCCGTCATCatcgtcgtcgtcgtcgtcaTCGTCGTCGTCATCGCCGGATCCGCCGCGTCATCAGTGCCCGCTTTGCCGGCGGGTGTTGAGTTGCCCGCGCGCTCTACGGTTGCATTTCGGCCAACACGGCGTAAATtcggggggtttttttttggggggcgtGGAACGCCCCTTTCGGTGTAAAGTTTGCGGGCGTTGCTTCACCACCCGCGGGAATTTGCGGGCGCATTTCGGGGGTCACCGGGGGGGTCCCCCGAATTCTTGCCCTCTCTGTCAGAAGAAGTTCACCAACGCCGTCAACCTCCAACATCACGTCCGGCTTCATTTAGGGGGTCAGCTAACGAACGGCGGGTTTCCCGCTCAGGTAATGGGGGGATCCCCCCGAAATGAGACTCGGGATCAACTAGGGGGGAACAAGGAAATAGGGGGGACCCCAAAAATAACGGGGAACCCCCCGGAAGAGGAAATATcggaagaggaggaagaggaagaggaggaaggatcGGCGGGGGGGCGCAGCCCGAAGAGGGACCCGCCGAgcgaggaagaggaagaggaagaggaagggggaagggggggagggcAGCCCCCCGAAAAGGCGGGGGACCCCGAAacggaggaggaaggaggaggaggaggaagaggaagggaggaaggcaaGGACACGGACGAGGGGGCGAGGAAGCAG gtcCCCCCAAAATGGAGCCCGCCCCCCTCAGCCGGTATCAAACCCCTCCAAATCCCGCGGGGGGTTGGTAAAGGGGGTCCCTTGGCTTTCTGGAACCGGTGCCCCCCCTTATTTTCCgggccccccccaaaaaataaacGGGGGGACCCCAAAAACACACCGACCCCCCGCTCCGCAACGACCCAAGAAGAAGGGGGGGATGCGGCCGCCGGTGAGGGAGACCCCGAAAAACAGGGGGAGGCGGAGAAGTAG